A stretch of the Synechocystis sp. PCC 7338 genome encodes the following:
- a CDS encoding DUF4334 domain-containing protein has product MAKADLLSPLSVPSMTTAEALSFYDSLEPVDLAFMMGRWQGKGISTNHPMDGILEIICWYGKEFIDSETVHPLLFQNHQGEIFKLKPDPTVMALSLRFHIARYPWIAPGLRWFNRFFKTEISQARLRMMENRGAVTATMVYDYLPINDSFKKIDDNSVFGLMDYKLIPQPFFFLLQRCTF; this is encoded by the coding sequence ATGGCTAAAGCTGATTTACTATCTCCCTTGTCAGTTCCCTCAATGACGACTGCCGAGGCGTTGTCCTTTTATGATTCCTTAGAACCAGTGGATCTCGCTTTTATGATGGGGCGTTGGCAGGGCAAGGGAATTTCCACCAATCATCCTATGGACGGCATATTAGAGATAATTTGTTGGTATGGCAAAGAGTTTATTGACTCGGAAACAGTCCATCCTTTGTTATTTCAAAATCACCAGGGAGAAATTTTTAAACTGAAGCCAGACCCAACCGTGATGGCGCTCTCCTTGCGTTTTCATATTGCTCGTTATCCATGGATTGCTCCAGGTCTTCGTTGGTTTAATCGTTTCTTTAAAACTGAAATTAGCCAAGCACGTTTGCGAATGATGGAAAATCGTGGTGCGGTTACTGCCACTATGGTTTACGATTATTTACCGATTAATGATTCTTTTAAGAAAATTGACGATAATTCCGTATTTGGTTTGATGGATTATAAACTTATCCCCCAGCCTTTTTTCTTTTTGTTGCAACGGTGTACATTTTAA
- a CDS encoding DUF29 domain-containing protein, giving the protein MGQKTTTLYDTDFNLWIEQTVRQLKRGDVQSLDLENLIEEIESMGRSDKREVYSRLKVLFLHLLKWKYQPQKRTGSWKNTIDEQRDQLSLILADSPSLNPYVQTIFADCYLKGRKGASNETDLPLSNFPVDCPFSLAEILDAEFFPD; this is encoded by the coding sequence ATGGGACAAAAAACTACAACTTTGTACGACACCGATTTCAATCTTTGGATTGAGCAAACTGTACGCCAACTTAAACGGGGCGATGTACAATCCTTAGATTTAGAGAATTTAATTGAAGAAATAGAGTCCATGGGTCGCAGCGATAAACGGGAAGTTTATAGTCGCTTGAAAGTACTTTTCCTGCACCTGCTCAAATGGAAATATCAACCCCAGAAGCGCACTGGTAGTTGGAAAAACACCATCGATGAGCAAAGGGATCAGCTTAGTTTAATCCTGGCCGATAGCCCCAGCCTGAATCCCTATGTGCAAACCATATTTGCCGATTGCTATCTTAAAGGGAGAAAGGGCGCAAGCAACGAAACCGATTTGCCCCTCTCAAACTTTCCGGTGGATTGTCCCTTTTCCCTGGCGGAAATCCTTGATGCTGAGTTTTTCCCTGATTAA
- a CDS encoding GTP-binding protein, whose translation MNSPAPDPALSTAIASTQQSLNWYASQRRHWNYPPNLELQGAVRQDIQAMHQALAKLEQQLFKIAAFGLVSRGKSTVINALLGEKRLETGPLHGVTQWPQSVRWCSNDKIQIDLIDTPGLDEIAGGARAAMAQTVAQQADLILFVIAGDITQSEFAALQTLRQAQKPLLLVFNKIDLYPEQDQQQIFAQLQSLTPDGEDSPIFSAEDIVLVAAEPPPIMVRVEYSTSPRGAQPSPPPEERWEKPAPQLDQLRQKIFTILNRDGSRLLALNALRQVEEAEKNIATKTIEIRTAEADQIIGKYMRYKALAIAVNPIGLLDLGASLITDLLLIRGLARLYGLPITSYEAGRIWKKVVIGASGILISQWLSTLFLGLQKTAHLLENPGNLAAYVGGAALQGGVAAYSTYIVGEGAKIYLAQGASWGHTGTSTVIAKIKSSASPESLIQRLDNP comes from the coding sequence ATGAATTCCCCTGCCCCTGATCCGGCCCTCTCTACGGCGATCGCCAGCACCCAACAATCGTTAAATTGGTATGCTAGCCAGCGTCGTCATTGGAACTATCCCCCTAATCTGGAATTGCAGGGGGCAGTGCGCCAAGATATTCAAGCTATGCACCAAGCCCTGGCCAAACTGGAGCAACAGCTATTTAAAATTGCAGCCTTTGGTTTGGTCAGTCGGGGTAAGTCCACAGTGATTAATGCATTGTTGGGGGAAAAGCGTCTGGAAACGGGGCCGCTCCATGGGGTAACCCAATGGCCCCAATCGGTGCGGTGGTGCAGTAACGACAAAATTCAAATTGATCTGATCGATACACCGGGGCTAGATGAAATTGCCGGGGGGGCCCGAGCGGCCATGGCCCAAACGGTGGCGCAACAAGCGGATCTGATTTTATTCGTCATTGCTGGGGATATTACCCAAAGCGAATTTGCCGCCCTCCAGACACTGCGCCAGGCCCAAAAACCCCTACTGTTAGTGTTCAATAAAATTGATCTATATCCAGAACAGGATCAACAACAAATTTTTGCCCAGCTACAATCCCTCACTCCCGACGGGGAAGATAGTCCTATTTTTTCCGCCGAGGACATTGTCCTGGTGGCCGCTGAGCCTCCCCCTATCATGGTGCGGGTGGAATATAGCACCTCTCCCAGGGGGGCCCAACCAAGCCCCCCTCCAGAGGAACGGTGGGAAAAACCAGCCCCCCAACTGGATCAACTACGCCAGAAAATTTTCACCATTCTGAACCGGGATGGCAGTCGACTGTTGGCCCTCAATGCCCTGCGTCAGGTGGAAGAAGCCGAAAAGAATATTGCCACCAAAACCATTGAGATCCGCACTGCCGAAGCAGACCAAATCATTGGTAAATATATGCGCTACAAGGCCCTGGCGATCGCCGTTAATCCGATCGGTCTCTTGGATTTAGGAGCCAGTTTGATCACCGATTTGTTGTTAATTCGAGGGCTAGCAAGGCTTTATGGTCTGCCCATCACCAGCTACGAAGCAGGCCGCATTTGGAAAAAAGTAGTAATTGGTGCCAGTGGCATTTTAATTAGTCAATGGCTATCGACTTTATTTTTAGGTCTGCAAAAAACCGCTCACCTCTTGGAAAATCCCGGTAATTTAGCTGCCTATGTAGGGGGAGCCGCGCTCCAGGGGGGAGTGGCCGCCTACAGCACCTACATTGTGGGGGAAGGGGCAAAAATTTATTTAGCTCAGGGAGCCAGTTGGGGCCATACCGGCACCAGCACGGTGATCGCCAAAATCAAAAGCAGTGCCTCTCCAGAAAGCCTGATTCAGCGCTTGGATAACCCCTAA
- a CDS encoding photosystem I assembly protein Ycf3 gives MPRTQRNDNFIDKSFTVMADIILKILPTNQKAKEAFVYYRDGMSAQADGEYAEALDNYEEALRLEENPNDRSYILYNMALIHASNGDHEKALGLYQEAIELNPKMPSALNNIAVIYHFQGERAKEAGQEDDAENLFDKAAEYWKQAIRLAPNNYIEAQNWLKITGRSEMDVFF, from the coding sequence ATGCCCCGCACCCAACGTAACGATAATTTCATTGATAAGTCCTTTACCGTTATGGCGGACATTATCCTGAAAATTCTGCCCACTAACCAAAAAGCGAAGGAGGCCTTTGTTTATTATCGGGACGGCATGTCAGCCCAGGCGGACGGGGAATATGCAGAAGCCCTGGATAACTACGAGGAAGCATTACGGTTGGAGGAAAATCCCAATGACCGTAGTTACATCCTCTATAACATGGCCCTAATTCACGCCAGCAACGGCGACCATGAAAAGGCCCTGGGGCTTTACCAAGAGGCGATTGAACTCAACCCGAAAATGCCTTCGGCGTTGAATAATATTGCGGTGATTTACCATTTCCAAGGGGAAAGGGCTAAGGAAGCGGGGCAGGAAGACGATGCGGAAAATTTGTTTGATAAAGCGGCGGAATATTGGAAGCAGGCCATACGTCTGGCCCCTAACAATTACATTGAGGCCCAAAACTGGCTTAAAATTACCGGGCGATCGGAAATGGATGTGTTTTTCTAG
- the rpsB gene encoding 30S ribosomal protein S2 — protein MPVVSLADLLESGVHFGHQTRRWNPRMDQYIYTARNGVHIIDLVQTAQLMEDAYEYVRSSTINGKKFLFVGTKRQAAGIISQEAQRCGAHYVNQRWLGGMLTNWETIRKRVDRLKELEALESSGAIDRRPKKEGSMLRRELGKLQKYLGGIKNMRKLPDVVVIVDQRREHNAIHECQKLGIPIIAMLDTNCDPDVVDVPIPANDDAIRSIKLIVGKLADAIYEGRHGQPDVSDDYEEFDEGLDGDNPEVEAAEEVEEVAEAEATATPEA, from the coding sequence ATGCCCGTAGTTTCTCTCGCAGATTTGCTAGAGTCTGGTGTTCACTTCGGCCACCAAACCCGCCGCTGGAACCCCCGCATGGATCAATATATTTACACCGCCCGCAATGGTGTGCATATCATTGACCTAGTGCAAACCGCCCAACTGATGGAGGACGCCTATGAATATGTGCGCTCTTCCACCATCAACGGTAAAAAGTTTTTGTTTGTCGGCACTAAACGCCAGGCCGCTGGCATTATTTCCCAGGAAGCCCAACGCTGTGGAGCCCACTACGTCAACCAACGATGGTTGGGGGGCATGCTCACCAACTGGGAAACCATCCGTAAACGGGTTGATCGCCTAAAGGAATTGGAAGCCCTAGAAAGCAGTGGCGCCATTGACCGTCGCCCCAAAAAGGAGGGTTCCATGCTCCGGCGGGAACTGGGGAAATTGCAAAAATACCTCGGCGGCATTAAAAATATGCGCAAGCTCCCCGATGTGGTGGTGATTGTTGACCAACGACGGGAACATAACGCCATCCACGAGTGCCAAAAACTAGGCATTCCCATCATCGCCATGTTGGATACCAACTGTGATCCCGATGTGGTAGATGTGCCCATCCCCGCCAACGATGACGCGATCCGTTCCATCAAACTGATTGTGGGCAAATTAGCCGATGCCATCTATGAAGGTCGTCATGGTCAGCCAGATGTCAGCGATGACTACGAGGAATTTGACGAAGGTTTAGATGGGGATAATCCGGAAGTAGAAGCCGCTGAAGAGGTGGAGGAAGTGGCCGAAGCAGAAGCTACGGCAACCCCAGAAGCTTAA
- the cax gene encoding calcium/proton exchanger, with protein MSTKSKIFLVLLVFCPLSFAAHWLGWGETTVFILAGLAIVPLAAFMGTATEEIAVVIGPNAGGLLNATFGNATELILAYIALKEGLIDVVKATLTGSIIGNLLLVMGFAVFLGGLRYKEQNFQPIAARLNASTMNLGVVAILLPTALQYTSTGVTETVLQNLSVAVAVVLIGVYLLSLVFSMGTHAYLYDVGLAENMEMPELGETMAEPSPPTEEEKPNLWLWTGVLLAVTLGVAVESELLVGSLEVATESLGLTALFTGVILLPIIGNAAEHATAVTVAMKDKMDLSMSVVMGSSLQIAFFVAPVLVIVGWAIGQPMDLNFNPFELVAVLVAVLIVNSISGDGSSNWLEGVLLLATYAIVALAFYFHPTLI; from the coding sequence ATGTCCACCAAAAGTAAAATTTTTCTTGTTCTGTTAGTTTTTTGTCCCCTCTCCTTTGCCGCCCACTGGTTGGGTTGGGGGGAAACGACGGTGTTCATTTTGGCGGGTTTGGCCATTGTGCCCCTAGCAGCCTTCATGGGCACTGCCACGGAGGAAATCGCTGTGGTCATCGGTCCCAATGCGGGGGGCTTGCTCAATGCTACCTTCGGCAACGCCACGGAGCTAATCTTGGCTTACATTGCCCTGAAGGAGGGATTGATCGATGTAGTTAAGGCCACCCTGACGGGATCAATTATTGGCAACTTACTGCTGGTAATGGGTTTTGCCGTCTTCCTGGGGGGATTGCGCTATAAGGAACAGAATTTCCAACCGATCGCCGCCCGTTTAAATGCCTCCACCATGAATTTGGGCGTAGTGGCCATTCTTTTGCCCACAGCGTTGCAATATACCTCCACAGGGGTGACGGAAACGGTTTTGCAAAATTTGTCCGTGGCCGTAGCCGTAGTGTTGATCGGGGTTTACTTGCTTTCTCTGGTATTTTCCATGGGAACCCACGCCTATTTGTACGATGTGGGTTTAGCTGAAAATATGGAAATGCCGGAACTAGGCGAAACCATGGCGGAACCATCCCCTCCTACAGAAGAGGAAAAACCAAATCTTTGGCTTTGGACGGGGGTTTTATTGGCCGTCACCCTGGGGGTAGCCGTGGAGTCGGAATTACTGGTGGGCTCCCTTGAAGTGGCTACGGAGTCCCTGGGATTAACTGCCCTGTTTACTGGGGTAATTCTCCTACCCATTATTGGTAATGCCGCTGAGCATGCCACCGCCGTCACTGTGGCCATGAAGGACAAAATGGATCTTTCCATGTCTGTGGTGATGGGATCGAGCCTGCAAATTGCCTTTTTTGTGGCACCAGTCCTGGTCATCGTCGGCTGGGCGATCGGTCAACCCATGGACTTAAATTTCAATCCTTTCGAGTTGGTGGCGGTATTGGTGGCGGTGTTGATTGTCAACTCCATCAGTGGTGACGGCAGTTCCAATTGGCTAGAGGGGGTCCTATTGCTCGCCACCTATGCCATTGTGGCCCTAGCTTTCTACTTCCATCCCACCCTGATCTAG
- the dcd gene encoding dCTP deaminase — translation MIKNDIWIRAQAAQGMIEPFEPQLMRQIEGEPAISFGLSSFGYDIRLSAADFRIFRHIPGTVVDPKNFNPHNLEATQLHKDSSGSYFILPAHSYGLGVAVERLAIPANVTVLCIGKSTYARAGIIANLTPGEAGWCGHLTLEFSNSSSADCRIYANEGIVQLLFFEGENCDISYETRRGKYQNQPQSVTLPRV, via the coding sequence ATGATCAAAAATGACATTTGGATCCGCGCCCAGGCCGCCCAAGGCATGATTGAGCCTTTTGAACCCCAGCTAATGCGGCAAATAGAGGGGGAACCGGCTATTTCTTTTGGTCTAAGCAGTTTTGGTTATGATATTCGACTTTCGGCGGCGGATTTTCGCATTTTTCGTCATATTCCGGGCACTGTAGTTGACCCCAAAAACTTTAATCCCCACAATTTGGAAGCAACCCAACTCCACAAAGATAGCAGTGGCAGTTATTTCATTTTGCCGGCCCACTCCTACGGCCTAGGGGTGGCAGTGGAAAGATTAGCGATCCCCGCCAATGTCACTGTGCTTTGTATCGGTAAAAGTACTTACGCTCGGGCTGGCATTATCGCCAATTTAACTCCGGGGGAGGCGGGGTGGTGTGGTCACCTCACCCTGGAATTTTCTAATTCCTCCAGTGCCGATTGCCGTATTTACGCCAATGAAGGCATTGTGCAACTGCTCTTTTTTGAAGGGGAAAACTGCGACATTAGCTACGAAACCAGAAGGGGCAAATATCAAAATCAGCCCCAATCGGTCACATTACCCCGGGTTTAG
- a CDS encoding NAD(P)H-quinone oxidoreductase subunit N, which produces MLPLPLIANGKGFIRALENAGALAVYAPLEGGYEGRYQRRLRANGYTSISLSARGLGDVEAYLMQVHGVRPAHLGKKNIAQEGAVGPVYFAQPIAGYQLENLPAQSKGLVLWILEGYILSQTEIQDLISLTKREPRLKVVLEMGGDRVFRWQPLLDCLQAA; this is translated from the coding sequence ATGTTGCCATTGCCATTAATTGCCAACGGAAAGGGATTTATCCGCGCTCTAGAAAATGCCGGGGCTTTGGCGGTGTATGCGCCCCTGGAAGGTGGTTATGAAGGTCGTTACCAAAGACGTCTGCGGGCCAACGGCTACACCAGCATATCCCTTTCTGCTAGGGGTCTGGGGGATGTGGAGGCTTATCTGATGCAAGTCCATGGGGTACGCCCAGCCCATTTAGGCAAGAAAAACATTGCTCAAGAAGGGGCAGTGGGGCCGGTTTATTTTGCCCAGCCGATCGCAGGTTACCAGTTAGAAAATTTACCGGCCCAAAGCAAAGGTTTGGTGCTGTGGATTTTGGAAGGTTACATTCTTTCCCAAACGGAAATTCAAGATTTAATTAGCCTCACTAAACGGGAACCGAGGCTGAAGGTGGTGCTGGAAATGGGAGGCGATCGGGTTTTCCGCTGGCAACCGCTACTAGATTGTTTGCAGGCGGCCTAG
- a CDS encoding cation diffusion facilitator family transporter codes for MTARIARPYAVLSIGTALATMGLKLGAYAITGSVGLLSDALESTVNLASAIVAFWALSLAATPADSQHPFGHSKAEYFSSGLEGAFILIAALGIGYSAVERLLSPEPLEQSSLGIGLAIAATVLNGTVAWILWRAGKRLNSITLRADAQHLLTDVWTSVGVVVAVVLIFFTGWQWLDPLIALGVGLNVLWTGIHLLQETFSSLMDKSLDSEQLQKITHCFAVYEDEGVRFHLLQTREAGSQSFISFHVLVPGHWTVQRGHDLCESIEAAIAQRIPDSRVTTHLEPLEDPKSWQHNYDFSPSPPLGQAKPD; via the coding sequence ATGACCGCCCGTATCGCCCGTCCCTATGCGGTTCTTTCCATTGGTACGGCCCTGGCCACCATGGGTTTGAAATTAGGGGCTTACGCCATCACTGGTTCCGTGGGGTTATTGTCCGATGCCCTGGAATCTACGGTCAACTTGGCTTCGGCGATCGTTGCTTTTTGGGCTCTCTCCTTAGCCGCCACCCCGGCGGATTCTCAACACCCCTTTGGCCACAGCAAAGCAGAATATTTTTCCAGTGGCTTAGAAGGGGCTTTTATTCTCATTGCAGCCCTGGGTATCGGTTACAGCGCAGTGGAACGTTTACTCAGCCCCGAACCCTTGGAGCAAAGTAGCCTGGGCATTGGTTTGGCGATCGCCGCTACGGTCTTAAATGGGACAGTGGCTTGGATTCTTTGGCGGGCGGGAAAAAGATTAAATTCCATCACCTTGCGGGCCGATGCCCAACACCTACTAACCGATGTCTGGACTTCGGTGGGGGTAGTGGTAGCAGTGGTGCTAATTTTTTTCACTGGCTGGCAATGGCTAGACCCCCTCATTGCCCTGGGGGTAGGGTTGAATGTGCTTTGGACTGGCATACATCTACTGCAAGAAACTTTTTCGAGTTTGATGGACAAATCCTTGGACTCCGAGCAATTGCAAAAAATCACCCATTGCTTTGCCGTCTACGAAGACGAGGGAGTGCGTTTTCATCTATTGCAAACTAGGGAAGCCGGCTCCCAGTCCTTTATCTCTTTCCATGTTCTGGTACCGGGGCATTGGACTGTGCAACGGGGTCATGATCTGTGTGAATCCATCGAAGCGGCGATCGCCCAACGCATTCCTGACTCCCGGGTAACCACCCATTTAGAACCTCTAGAAGATCCCAAATCCTGGCAACATAACTATGATTTTTCCCCCTCTCCCCCTTTAGGTCAGGCCAAGCCCGATTAG
- a CDS encoding VWA domain-containing protein, whose translation MPNQRDYTLIIDKSGSMSIIEPKFQKSRWELVQESTLALARKCDQLDDDGITVYTFSGKFRRYDNVNASKVEQIFQENEPVGGTNLTAVLQDAINNFLQRKKSNQAQIGETILVITDGEPNDRRSVFEIIIQASKCLDADEELAISFMQIGNDPSATKFLQALDDQLMEVGAKFDIVDTVTFDEMEDLTLTEVLLNAIED comes from the coding sequence ATGCCAAACCAACGGGATTACACACTCATTATTGATAAAAGCGGTAGCATGTCTATCATCGAGCCAAAATTCCAAAAAAGCCGATGGGAGCTAGTTCAAGAATCAACCCTCGCCCTAGCCAGAAAGTGTGATCAGCTAGATGATGATGGGATCACCGTGTACACCTTCTCTGGTAAATTTCGTCGTTACGATAACGTCAACGCATCTAAAGTAGAGCAAATTTTCCAAGAAAATGAGCCAGTAGGGGGCACTAATCTCACCGCCGTTCTACAGGATGCGATCAATAATTTTTTACAACGAAAAAAATCTAATCAAGCCCAAATAGGTGAAACTATTTTAGTGATTACGGATGGAGAACCGAATGATCGTAGATCCGTGTTTGAAATCATTATCCAAGCCAGCAAATGTCTAGATGCAGATGAAGAATTGGCCATTTCATTCATGCAAATCGGTAATGACCCCAGTGCTACCAAATTTCTTCAAGCCCTTGATGATCAATTAATGGAAGTAGGAGCCAAGTTTGATATCGTCGATACGGTAACTTTTGATGAAATGGAAGATTTAACATTAACTGAAGTTTTATTAAACGCTATCGAGGATTAA
- a CDS encoding IS630 transposase-related protein, with the protein MERVRKKAMPAPYSIDLREKAVSAVEKGEKKSHVCRTLNISRNTLDLWIKKKKETGSVAAKRDYERGPRPKIDDLDKFREFAEENGHLTQKQMAEKWPEPVSRIRISKALKKIGFTRKKNLYLQGNRRGREKGI; encoded by the coding sequence ATGGAAAGAGTTAGGAAAAAAGCGATGCCAGCCCCCTACAGTATAGATCTAAGAGAGAAAGCGGTAAGTGCAGTAGAAAAAGGAGAGAAGAAAAGCCATGTCTGCCGAACACTGAACATTAGTCGCAACACCTTAGACCTATGGATAAAAAAGAAGAAAGAAACAGGAAGTGTAGCCGCGAAGAGAGATTATGAGCGTGGTCCACGACCGAAAATAGATGATTTGGATAAATTCAGAGAATTTGCGGAGGAGAACGGTCATTTAACGCAAAAACAAATGGCAGAAAAATGGCCAGAGCCTGTAAGTAGAATAAGAATAAGTAAGGCTCTAAAGAAAATAGGGTTTACTAGAAAAAAAAACTTATATTTACAGGGAAATAGAAGAGGAAGAGAGAAAGGCATTTGA
- the tsf gene encoding translation elongation factor Ts codes for MAEITAQLVKELRDKTGAGMMDCKKALKENEGNLEKSIEWLRQKGIASADKKSGRTAAEGLVHSYIHFGGRIGVLVEVNCETDFVARGDRFKDLVNDVAMQIAACPNVEYVSVADIPQEMVAKEKEIEMGRDDLGKKPANIKEKIVQGRIDKRLKELSLLDQPYIKDQNLTIEELVKQAIAELGENIQVRRFIRFNLGEGIEKAETNFAEEVAAAVKG; via the coding sequence ATGGCAGAAATTACCGCTCAACTCGTGAAGGAACTGCGCGATAAAACCGGCGCGGGCATGATGGATTGCAAAAAAGCCCTAAAGGAAAATGAGGGTAATTTAGAAAAGTCCATTGAATGGCTCCGGCAGAAGGGTATTGCCTCCGCTGATAAAAAATCTGGTCGCACCGCCGCCGAAGGTTTGGTCCACAGCTATATTCACTTTGGTGGCCGCATTGGCGTGTTGGTGGAAGTTAACTGTGAAACTGATTTCGTGGCCCGGGGCGATCGGTTTAAAGATTTGGTTAACGATGTGGCCATGCAGATTGCCGCCTGTCCCAACGTGGAATATGTCAGTGTGGCTGATATTCCCCAGGAAATGGTGGCTAAAGAGAAGGAAATTGAAATGGGGCGCGATGACCTGGGCAAAAAGCCTGCCAACATCAAAGAAAAGATTGTCCAAGGCCGCATCGACAAACGCCTGAAGGAGTTATCTTTGCTGGACCAGCCCTACATCAAAGACCAAAATCTCACCATCGAAGAATTGGTCAAACAGGCGATCGCCGAATTGGGAGAAAATATCCAAGTTCGTCGCTTTATTCGCTTTAACCTGGGCGAAGGCATCGAAAAGGCCGAAACCAACTTTGCTGAAGAAGTGGCCGCCGCCGTTAAGGGCTAA
- a CDS encoding IS630 family transposase yields MKQYAAEKLIYMDQAGLDDTLDYPYGYCHKSERLKASKLGHRTKRVSIISCWWNGTTIAPMIFEGYCNAQVVCTWIEEMLLPELIPGQILIMDNASFHPKERIKALVAKAGCEVIFLPPYSPDLNKIEKFWARLKRYVSQLVSNGESLISALDIALRELS; encoded by the coding sequence ATCAAGCAATATGCGGCAGAAAAACTGATTTATATGGATCAAGCCGGTCTAGATGACACTCTAGACTACCCCTATGGGTACTGTCATAAATCAGAGAGATTAAAGGCGAGCAAATTAGGACATAGAACCAAGAGAGTCAGCATAATAAGTTGTTGGTGGAATGGAACAACAATAGCTCCAATGATATTTGAAGGATACTGTAACGCTCAAGTAGTATGCACGTGGATAGAAGAAATGTTATTACCGGAGTTAATACCAGGTCAGATACTAATCATGGATAATGCAAGCTTTCATCCGAAAGAAAGAATAAAGGCATTGGTAGCAAAAGCTGGGTGTGAGGTTATATTTTTACCACCATATTCACCAGACTTGAACAAAATTGAGAAGTTCTGGGCGAGACTAAAACGTTATGTTTCCCAACTTGTTAGTAATGGAGAATCGCTGATTTCTGCATTGGATATAGCGTTGAGAGAACTGTCCTAA
- the psb34 gene encoding photosystem II assembly protein Psb34, translating to MNKYIKDDDGRLNNFAVEPRIYTADAPSKADKRNYLIMAAITVVLVTGLIAVAVAASGTST from the coding sequence ATGAACAAATATATCAAAGATGACGATGGACGGCTGAATAATTTTGCCGTTGAACCCCGGATCTACACAGCAGACGCCCCAAGCAAAGCCGATAAACGGAATTATTTGATTATGGCGGCCATTACTGTTGTCCTGGTGACAGGGTTAATTGCCGTGGCAGTAGCGGCTTCCGGGACCAGCACCTAA